In Verrucomicrobiia bacterium, a single genomic region encodes these proteins:
- a CDS encoding YfhO family protein, whose translation MDLKSSFPAGRASKQLGVMFLLLAFIITCLFGLTWLPSHTLFSNDGPLARLVSQCHHLPEAFSGVWEDLNTIGYREQGALPNITYGLRLVAGPVLFSKFYVPLALMVLGLGAWSFFRQCGLSPAACVLGGLAAMLNSDFFSTACWGIAANPLVVGMSYFALAALMRTTAWRGWARAMLAGFAVGMGLAEGADVGAIFSLYVAAFVIYQAWIADGPRVKNLVMGVGRVSVVAIFAAFLAAQAIFALVNTQIEGVHGMEQDTQTRESRWAWATQWSLPKNETLSLVVPGLFGYRMDTTDGGNYWGSIGRDVAWDKYFAGGQQGTAPRTLIRQTGSGLYAGVAVVLLAVWAAVQSFRKKNSVFNLTQRRWLWFWIVVAFISLLFGYGHHAPFYRMLYALPYFSTIRNPIKFLSIVNFALVILFAYGVDGLWRTYLERVRVGQPRPSANQGRFNRIWIYSCLGVLALSLVGWGIYYNSRAALIENLLNTQFAETKAHVTADFSIAQVGWFVLFFIIAAGLMAAILRGMFANNGGWAVALLGLLVVVDLGRANLPWIIDWNYEEKYASNPVIDLLRDKPYEHRVALEPFRAAAAHGLLDELYHYEWAQQHFQYYNIESLDIVQLPRTPQDLLNFQHATQFDGTIASAPKIVRRWELTNTRYLMGAAEYIRAYNEQFDPVKKRVRIAARFKIVPRPNATSPRRLERVTAQFAPDGDYAIFEFTGGLPRAKLYSNWQINTNNEAILPLLIAPSFDVTHSIFVNGGLPAGVGSPDTNENTGTVDFASYASKDIVLNAHAANNSVLLLNDRYDSNWKVFVDGKSAPLLKCNYLMRGVYLEPGDHKVEFRFLPPVGALYVSLAALGAALVLIGIVLMPQSQSKKAPEKNQSAPSASTPTVPRPQPVIAVASQTSPKPGKQKRAGAKSKR comes from the coding sequence GTGGATTTAAAATCTTCATTTCCCGCCGGGCGGGCGAGCAAACAGTTAGGTGTGATGTTTCTGCTGCTCGCATTCATCATCACCTGCCTGTTCGGCCTAACGTGGCTGCCGAGCCACACGCTTTTTTCAAATGACGGTCCGCTGGCGCGGCTGGTTTCCCAATGCCATCATTTGCCGGAAGCATTTTCCGGCGTGTGGGAAGATCTCAATACCATCGGCTATCGCGAACAGGGCGCGCTCCCCAACATCACTTACGGACTTCGCCTGGTGGCCGGCCCGGTGCTCTTCTCAAAATTTTATGTGCCGCTCGCGCTGATGGTACTTGGCCTGGGGGCGTGGTCTTTTTTCCGGCAATGCGGATTGTCCCCGGCGGCGTGCGTATTGGGCGGGCTGGCGGCGATGCTCAATTCGGATTTCTTTTCCACTGCGTGCTGGGGGATCGCGGCGAATCCGCTGGTCGTAGGCATGAGTTACTTCGCGCTCGCGGCATTGATGCGAACGACCGCCTGGCGCGGCTGGGCCCGGGCGATGCTCGCCGGTTTTGCTGTCGGCATGGGATTGGCCGAAGGTGCGGACGTGGGAGCGATTTTCAGTTTGTATGTCGCGGCTTTCGTCATTTACCAGGCGTGGATTGCGGACGGGCCACGCGTGAAAAATCTGGTGATGGGAGTGGGTCGTGTGAGTGTGGTGGCGATTTTCGCGGCGTTTCTCGCGGCACAGGCGATTTTTGCGTTGGTCAATACCCAGATCGAAGGCGTGCATGGCATGGAGCAGGACACGCAGACGCGCGAAAGCCGCTGGGCGTGGGCCACGCAATGGAGCCTGCCCAAAAACGAAACCCTTAGTCTGGTCGTGCCCGGGTTGTTTGGTTATCGCATGGACACGACGGACGGCGGCAATTATTGGGGTTCGATTGGCCGCGATGTTGCCTGGGACAAATATTTTGCCGGTGGCCAGCAAGGAACGGCGCCGCGTACGCTCATCCGCCAAACGGGCAGCGGGCTTTACGCGGGCGTGGCGGTGGTGCTGCTGGCGGTGTGGGCGGCGGTGCAATCGTTTCGCAAAAAAAATTCGGTTTTCAATCTGACACAGCGACGATGGCTTTGGTTTTGGATCGTCGTGGCGTTCATTTCATTGCTATTTGGCTACGGCCATCACGCGCCGTTTTATCGGATGCTTTATGCGCTGCCGTATTTTTCGACGATTCGCAATCCGATCAAATTTCTCAGCATCGTTAATTTTGCGCTGGTCATCCTGTTTGCTTACGGCGTGGATGGGCTTTGGCGGACGTATCTCGAACGCGTGCGAGTCGGACAACCCCGTCCGTCGGCGAACCAAGGGCGGTTCAATCGCATTTGGATTTACAGCTGCCTCGGCGTGCTGGCACTCAGCCTCGTGGGGTGGGGGATTTATTATAATTCGCGCGCGGCGCTGATTGAAAATTTGTTGAACACTCAGTTCGCCGAGACCAAAGCGCATGTGACTGCGGATTTCAGCATCGCGCAAGTCGGCTGGTTTGTTTTATTTTTCATCATCGCCGCCGGGTTGATGGCGGCGATCCTGCGCGGAATGTTTGCCAATAACGGCGGCTGGGCGGTGGCGCTGCTCGGTTTGCTGGTGGTGGTGGATTTGGGACGCGCAAATTTGCCGTGGATCATTGATTGGAATTACGAAGAAAAATACGCGAGCAATCCGGTCATTGATCTGTTGCGGGACAAACCTTACGAACATCGAGTGGCGCTGGAACCGTTCCGCGCGGCGGCCGCGCACGGGTTGTTGGATGAGCTTTATCATTACGAATGGGCGCAACAACACTTTCAATATTATAATATTGAATCGCTCGACATCGTCCAACTGCCGCGCACGCCGCAGGATTTGTTGAACTTCCAGCACGCGACGCAATTCGACGGCACAATCGCCTCCGCCCCGAAAATTGTCCGCCGCTGGGAACTCACCAATACCCGTTATTTGATGGGCGCGGCGGAATATATCCGCGCTTACAACGAACAATTCGATCCCGTGAAAAAACGCGTGCGCATCGCCGCGCGCTTCAAGATCGTGCCGCGTCCCAACGCGACATCGCCACGGCGGCTTGAGCGCGTGACGGCGCAGTTCGCGCCGGATGGCGATTATGCAATTTTTGAATTCACCGGCGGCTTGCCGCGCGCCAAGTTGTATTCAAACTGGCAGATCAATACGAACAATGAGGCGATTCTGCCGTTGCTCATTGCCCCGTCATTCGATGTCACGCACAGTATTTTTGTAAATGGCGGTTTGCCGGCCGGCGTCGGTAGTCCCGACACCAATGAGAACACGGGCACGGTTGATTTTGCCAGTTACGCGTCGAAGGACATTGTGCTCAATGCGCATGCGGCGAACAATTCCGTGCTGCTGCTCAATGACCGTTACGATTCCAACTGGAAAGTATTCGTGGATGGAAAATCAGCGCCGCTGCTCAAGTGCAATTATTTGATGCGCGGCGTGTATCTGGAGCCGGGTGATCATAAGGTAGAGTTCCGTTTTCTACCGCCAGTGGGGGCGTTGTATGTCAGTCTCGCGGCGCTGGGTGCGGCCCTGGTGTTGATCGGGATCGTTTTGATGCCGCAATCGCAAAGCAAAAAGGCTCCGGAAAAAAATCAAAGCGCGCCGTCCGCTTCAACACCCACTGTTCCGCGTCCACAACCGGTGATTGCGGTTGCCTCTCAGACCAGTCCAAAACCTGGCAAACAAAAACGTGCCGGGGCAAAGTCGAAGCGTTGA
- a CDS encoding DUF4838 domain-containing protein: MVWLGAMMVVLIFLSLPTMAVEVVRDGKALASIVVPQNPLRVESYAAKELQYHIECATGAKLPIVVENLTAGGAHIYLGNCAVTVAAKINPANLPGNAYVIHATETDLYIAGNDSRDDPLDIDTHEGTLFGVYEFLENKMGVRWLWPGKLGEIIPTEKNLSLAPADATVKPLLWFKNWREAATTGEKIWLKRQRFGRSIQPQYGHSFGEYWARFGKTHPEYFAMLPDGTRRLDPGSDSDPQYVHICPSEPALVNQIISDWQAKGAREFLNVCENDGWAGCACPRCLSWDEPDPDNPVPFDQRLDAAKRAFAGEEGRRDEWMLQLGSMSDRYARFWKIVADEAVKTRPDVKVVSYVYDNYRKPPVKAKLSQNVLCGVVPQESIFGYSKTDSAVFRQDWSGWEKTGCQLFLRPNYTLQAPNFPSFYAHTLGEDLKFAMAHGLRGTDFDSLTGKYSVQGPSLYMLAAMLNHPDASPDAILDEFYNAFGPAKSSVKEYFELWESIYPNYSAAEQADKIKAKRKYSAGLYGPYYLLADEIYTPGVMGRAWAILSQAREQAMGQPLALARVEWLEKGLKQSDLMLATGKAFEHGIDSGDESGFLAARQALVDFRKVNADYDRANFAGLSGDEKKWFKEKR, translated from the coding sequence ATGGTGTGGCTGGGTGCGATGATGGTGGTTTTGATTTTTTTGAGTTTGCCGACGATGGCGGTAGAGGTGGTTCGTGACGGAAAGGCGCTGGCTTCCATTGTTGTTCCGCAAAATCCTTTGCGAGTTGAGTCGTATGCGGCGAAGGAGTTGCAATATCACATCGAGTGCGCGACGGGTGCAAAATTGCCAATCGTGGTGGAGAATTTGACGGCGGGTGGCGCGCATATTTATCTGGGAAATTGTGCGGTCACGGTGGCGGCGAAGATCAATCCTGCTAACCTTCCGGGAAATGCCTATGTTATTCACGCCACGGAAACCGATTTGTATATCGCGGGTAATGATTCGCGGGACGATCCGCTGGACATTGATACGCACGAAGGCACGCTCTTTGGTGTTTATGAATTTTTGGAAAATAAAATGGGCGTGCGCTGGCTTTGGCCGGGGAAGCTGGGCGAGATCATTCCGACGGAGAAAAATTTGTCTTTGGCTCCTGCGGATGCCACGGTGAAGCCATTGCTCTGGTTTAAAAATTGGCGCGAAGCCGCGACGACTGGTGAAAAAATCTGGCTGAAACGGCAACGCTTCGGCAGGAGTATCCAACCGCAATATGGGCATTCCTTCGGCGAATATTGGGCGCGCTTTGGCAAGACGCATCCGGAGTATTTTGCGATGCTGCCGGATGGCACACGGCGGCTGGATCCCGGTTCCGATTCGGATCCGCAGTATGTTCATATATGTCCTTCGGAGCCGGCGCTGGTGAATCAAATCATTTCGGATTGGCAGGCGAAGGGTGCGCGCGAATTTTTGAATGTCTGCGAAAACGACGGCTGGGCCGGGTGCGCGTGTCCGCGATGTTTATCGTGGGATGAGCCCGACCCGGATAATCCCGTGCCGTTTGACCAAAGATTGGACGCCGCCAAGCGGGCTTTCGCGGGCGAGGAGGGCAGGCGGGACGAGTGGATGCTTCAACTGGGTTCGATGTCGGATCGTTACGCGCGCTTTTGGAAAATCGTGGCTGATGAAGCCGTCAAAACCCGGCCGGATGTAAAAGTCGTCAGTTATGTTTATGACAATTATCGCAAGCCGCCAGTGAAGGCGAAGCTGAGTCAAAACGTGCTTTGCGGAGTGGTCCCGCAGGAAAGCATTTTTGGGTATAGCAAAACCGATTCGGCGGTGTTCCGCCAGGATTGGAGTGGGTGGGAAAAAACTGGTTGCCAATTATTTCTGCGCCCCAATTACACGCTTCAAGCGCCGAACTTTCCATCTTTTTATGCGCATACTTTGGGTGAAGACCTCAAGTTTGCGATGGCGCATGGATTGAGGGGAACGGATTTTGATTCGCTCACTGGAAAATATTCCGTGCAGGGGCCTTCGCTTTATATGCTGGCGGCTATGCTGAATCATCCCGACGCTTCTCCCGACGCGATCCTTGATGAATTTTATAATGCCTTCGGTCCAGCCAAATCATCCGTCAAAGAATATTTTGAACTTTGGGAATCCATTTATCCAAATTATTCGGCTGCGGAACAGGCTGATAAAATCAAAGCCAAACGGAAATATAGCGCCGGGCTTTACGGGCCGTATTATTTGCTCGCGGATGAAATTTATACTCCTGGAGTGATGGGGCGCGCGTGGGCGATTTTGTCGCAGGCGCGCGAGCAGGCGATGGGGCAACCTTTGGCTTTGGCGCGCGTTGAATGGCTCGAAAAAGGTCTTAAACAATCCGACTTGATGCTGGCGACGGGGAAGGCTTTTGAGCATGGGATTGATAGCGGGGATGAAAGTGGTTTCCTGGCGGCGCGACAGGCGCTGGTGGATTTTCGCAAGGTCAATGCGGATTATGATCGCGCGAATTTTGCCGGGCTGTCGGGGGATGAGAAGAAGTGGTTTAAGGAGAAGCGGTGA
- a CDS encoding sulfotransferase — protein sequence MIKKPDFFIVGAPKSGTTALDKYLSLRPDIFMARKEMHFFGADLGFAPQFYRRNLDAYLAEFDGQNGQKRAGEASVWYLRSQVAATEIKAFNPDARIIIMLRDPIEMLHSLYYTFRWDGNEHLPTFAEALEAQDDRRAGQRITRQTYFAPGLVYYEAVRYTEQVRRYFNIFGRDRVHVVIYEDFAANVAETCRQVLEFLEVDPTQIPDNFKPVNSNKFVKSRFLRAMLSDRFVRSSVLAIRPLLPRAVFGAMQKVDARIRKFNSRHGGRPPLDPELCQRLKREFAPEVERLSILLGRDLSRWKHDYAQLDDLPPSRPRIPTNVAPATAPTARVENVVV from the coding sequence GTGATTAAAAAACCCGACTTTTTCATCGTCGGTGCGCCGAAAAGCGGCACGACGGCCTTGGATAAATACCTTTCGCTACGTCCGGATATTTTCATGGCGCGCAAGGAAATGCACTTTTTCGGCGCGGACCTGGGTTTCGCCCCGCAATTTTACCGGCGTAATCTCGACGCGTATTTGGCGGAGTTTGACGGTCAAAACGGTCAAAAGCGCGCCGGTGAAGCTTCGGTGTGGTACTTGCGCTCGCAAGTGGCGGCGACGGAAATCAAGGCCTTCAATCCCGATGCTCGCATCATTATCATGCTACGCGATCCGATCGAGATGCTGCATTCGCTTTATTATACTTTTCGCTGGGATGGCAATGAGCATTTGCCGACGTTTGCCGAGGCGTTGGAAGCGCAGGATGATCGGCGCGCGGGACAGCGCATCACGCGGCAGACTTATTTCGCGCCGGGGTTGGTATATTATGAGGCCGTTCGTTATACCGAGCAAGTTCGCCGCTATTTCAATATTTTTGGGCGCGACCGCGTGCATGTGGTCATCTATGAAGACTTCGCCGCGAATGTCGCTGAGACTTGCCGCCAAGTGCTGGAATTTTTGGAAGTGGACCCGACGCAAATCCCGGATAATTTCAAACCGGTCAATTCCAATAAATTTGTCAAAAGCCGTTTCCTGCGCGCCATGTTGAGTGATCGTTTTGTGCGTTCATCGGTGCTGGCGATTCGCCCGTTGCTGCCGCGCGCGGTTTTCGGCGCCATGCAAAAAGTGGATGCGCGCATCCGCAAATTCAACAGCCGACACGGTGGACGGCCGCCGCTCGATCCCGAATTGTGCCAACGGCTCAAGCGCGAATTTGCCCCCGAGGTCGAGCGCCTGAGCATCCTGCTGGGCCGCGATCTTTCCCGCTGGAAACATGACTATGCCCAGTTGGATGACCTCCCGCCTTCGCGTCCGCGGATTCCCACCAACGTCGCGCCCGCGACGGCACCCACCGCCCGTGTGGAAAATGTCGTCGTCTGA
- a CDS encoding DMT family transporter, producing the protein MKLSYLIILIGMNFLWAGSLSIYKALAEHLAPGSIVTLRFGVAAVLLMALWPWLPGKAPRGADLVKTVIMGFIVFTLGHRLQVWGTKLSSAGNASVLMAVEPILTSVAAAIFLREYIGPRRWLGFVLGMFGVVLLNGFLRGGFQWAGLWASLIFVSSFFCESVYSIMGKPLIERSGMVKILALALLFGTVVNLVFDGAATLAAVRVMPLRLWWMVLYLAVICTAVGYAIWFVVIKETDVNIVALTVFAQPVAGVLIAWLWLGEALNWGQLWGSLAIVAGLVVGLSRQVKTPAAG; encoded by the coding sequence ATGAAGCTATCGTACCTCATCATTTTGATCGGGATGAATTTTCTTTGGGCGGGCTCTTTGTCCATTTACAAGGCGCTGGCGGAGCATCTCGCGCCAGGGAGCATCGTCACGCTGCGGTTCGGGGTGGCGGCGGTGTTGCTGATGGCGTTGTGGCCGTGGCTGCCGGGAAAGGCGCCGCGCGGCGCGGACCTGGTCAAGACGGTGATCATGGGGTTCATCGTTTTCACACTGGGCCATCGGTTGCAAGTTTGGGGAACGAAATTGAGTTCGGCGGGGAATGCTTCGGTGTTGATGGCGGTGGAACCGATTCTCACATCGGTGGCGGCGGCGATTTTTTTGCGGGAATATATCGGGCCGCGACGCTGGCTGGGTTTTGTGCTGGGGATGTTTGGCGTGGTATTGCTCAATGGCTTTCTGCGCGGCGGATTTCAATGGGCCGGTTTGTGGGCGAGCCTGATTTTCGTTTCGTCATTTTTTTGCGAGTCGGTGTATTCGATCATGGGCAAACCATTGATTGAACGGTCGGGGATGGTCAAGATTCTCGCGCTTGCGCTTTTGTTCGGGACGGTGGTGAATCTGGTGTTTGATGGGGCGGCAACTTTGGCCGCAGTGCGCGTGATGCCGTTAAGACTGTGGTGGATGGTGCTTTACCTGGCGGTGATTTGCACGGCGGTGGGTTATGCGATTTGGTTTGTGGTCATCAAGGAGACGGATGTCAATATTGTGGCGCTCACGGTTTTCGCGCAACCGGTGGCGGGGGTGTTGATCGCGTGGCTGTGGCTGGGCGAGGCTTTGAACTGGGGGCAACTGTGGGGCAGCCTGGCCATCGTGGCCGGATTGGTGGTGGGACTATCGCGCCAAGTCAAGACCCCGGCGGCGGGTTGA